Proteins encoded within one genomic window of Neodiprion fabricii isolate iyNeoFabr1 chromosome 6, iyNeoFabr1.1, whole genome shotgun sequence:
- the LOC124184894 gene encoding uncharacterized protein LOC124184894: MGDRAHEQLTTIEPEKRAELPYFSDDLYATCEEAFLTNKADMLVIIKSWRGPEPPAHDGAPGNALTSRQLPRINLPKFSGSCNEWTEFHDLFQVMVGQNQDISNVEKLQYLKMSLTGDASLLLKNISVAGDNFGRAWETLVNRYQNERVLIDAHLAILFLTRRVNNESAVDLKQLLNDTKDALGALKSLGSPIEYWDHILVYMKARKLDSKSLKAWEINIGAQTDPASFDDLEQFLFSRVRALECRRSSIDLLNCRTAKRCQVCTGPHHTTIHRSKAVEQRAPGSSATSPSETPEPSKQTNGAAIPDRDGQPSTSVSTNVALTSTIQYKPVLLATALVKVTSRTGEELIIRALLDQASEVSFVTESLAQRLALPRMNTSLPIRGIGGKRTVNARGLVNLNIQSRVKTFSLPVNAYILAKLTSYVPPCRVLKNNWPHLENLELADPDSSSTRAIDLLLGAEAYSVILEEGLRKGDRQSPIAQQTALGWILSGSIPSQDPHQKRGSAYGFQCSVNHELLSLLQRFWLQEETTSNRETLLSEEDSQCEQHFVETHSRSPEGRYIVRIPLKQPPDNPGDSRRSALFALSRQEKQFEADPARKTAYSDFLAEYEKLGHMTLVPNPDQASGRVFYLPHHAVVRDNSTTTKIQVVFNGSALTTRKISINSLQYAGAKLQNDLADVITRWRRYAYVFIADIEKMYRQIGVHPDDWDLQRILWRKNPQDPVSTYQLCTVTYGLKSAPYLALRVLRQLAADEKSRFSLAVNIIEREIYVDDVLSGADDLEGATEKIRQINECLASGCFNLQKWTSNCEELLEKIPQEERDISQLVSIEDNSPVRALGLLWHANSDSFKFSSPRQQQQSQPTKRNVLSRVAQIFDPLGWIAPVVVRGKIFIQELWSAGLNWDDPLPKILETRWRIYEEELKDIAFISVPRYFGSRANLAASQSVELHGFSDASQSALSAVIFLRLLTESNDIRVSLVAAKTRVAPLKKVTIPWLELSAAVLLVRLVSHLRKVLKLENATIHLWTDSTVALAYISGDPSRWTEYVRNRVNEIREIDQSQWHHVSDKENPADCALRGISPRQLQEDSLWWNGPVWLSQHISSWPSLHPPVHPEVALELRKLHAHIVNTDDRIIIWDLVQRYSSLTKLLHVSAWCFRASRKFLQRQAAPSRENPLTPAELEHSRLFWVKATQSAYFNAEIQLLSEEKQLPRSNRLLRLATFVDSNGLLRVRGHLHNSPCSYDEKHQLILPQEASLTTLVIEQAHRKTLHGGTQVTLVTLRRQYWVVGGRVPVRSFIRRCITCIRNRAMLGYQLMGQLPPSRFSQVRPFINSGVDYAGPIFLRTFRGRGARTYKGYIVVLVYFSTSAIHLEMATDYSSEGFIAAYKRFTSRRGICETLTNAPSDLDTLTPGHFLIGSALNAIPEPSLGHLPTSRLSRWQLLRQMLEHFWSRWSSEYLQLMQLRAKWHYRTNALKINSLVLIKDERYPPTKWALGRVVELHPGKDGLVRVVSVRTQHSTYKRPIVKLCLLRSLDTDESKDTPAD; the protein is encoded by the exons ATGGGGGATAGAG CTCACGAACAGCTGACAACGATCGAGCCCGAAAAAAGGGCAGAGCTTCCGTACTTTTCAGATGATCTCTATGCTACATGCGAGGAAGCATTTCTCACTAATAAGGCAGACATGCTCGTGATTATCAAATCGTGGAGAGGCCCGGAGCCCCCTGCTCACGACGGAGCGCCGGGGAATGCCCTTACTTCCCGACAACTGCCGCGTATAAATTTACCGAAATTTTCCGGGTCATGTAATGAATGGACAGAATTTCACGATTTATTCCAAGTAATGGTCGGTCAGAATCAGGACATTTCCAATGTGGAAAAACTGCAGTATTTAAAAATGAGCCTGACAGGAGACGCGTCCTTGctcttaaaaaatatttccgtcGCTGGGGACAACTTTGGGCGCGCCTGGGAAACTCTTGTTAATCGGTACCAAAATGAACGCGTTCTGATCGACGCCCATCTCGCGATATTATTCTTGACGCGCCGTGTAAATAACGAGTCAGCTGTCGACTTAAAGCAGCTTTTGAACGACACGAAAGACGCTCTTGGGGCGCTTAAATCCCTCGGTAGTCCAATTGAATATTGGGATCATATTCTCGTGTACATGAAAGCGCGAAAACTAGACTCCAAGTCACTCAAGGCGTGGGAAATTAACATCGGAGCACAAACAGACCCCGCGTCGTTCGATGACCTCGAACAATTCCTGTTCAGCCGTGTTCGTGCTCTGGAATGCCGTCGATCGAGTATCGACCTCTT AAACTGTCGGACAGCAAAGCGGTGTCAAGTGTGCACTGGCCCACATCACACCACGATACATCGTTCGAAAGCCGTGGAGCAACGAGCTCCTGGTTCCAGCGCCACGTCGCCATCGGAAACACCTGAGCCTAGCAAACAAACTAACGGTGCGGCGATCCCGGATCGCGATGGTCAGCCTAGCACCTCCGTCTCTACAAACGTTGCACTTACAAGTACGATCCAATACAAACCAGTACTGCTTGCAACCGCGCTCGTGAAAGTCACCTCTCGTACCGGGGAAGAACTCATAATTAGAGCGTTACTCGATCAAGCATCGGAGGTGTCATTCGTCACAGAATCACTCGCCCAACGCTTAGCATTGCCAAGAATGAATACCTCGCTGCCTATACGCGGAATCGGTGGCAAGCGCACCGTCAATGCGCGCGGACTCGTCAATCTCAATATCCAGTCTCGCGTCAAGACGTTTTCACTTCCCGTAAATGCATACATACTTGCAAAACTAACGTCTTACGTTCCCCCTTGTCGAGTACTCAAAAATAACTGGCCTCATCTAGAAAATCTAGAACTTGCCGATCCAGACTCGTCCTCAACACGAGCAATTGATCTTCTTCTCGGAGCAGAGGCCTATAGCGTGATTCTCGAGGAAGGATTACGTAAAGGAGATCGACAAAGCCCCATAGCTCAGCAAACCGCCCTTGGCTGGATCCTATCGGGTTCCATTCCGTCACAGGACCCCCATCAAAAAAGGGGGTCGGCATACGGATTTCAATGTTCCGTAAATCATGAACTCCTCAGCCTTCTTCAACGTTTCTGGCTGCAAGAAGAAACAACCTCAAATCGCGAAACTTTACTCTCCGAAGAAGACTCGCAGTGCGAGCAGCATTTTGTCGAGACTCACTCTCGTTCACCGGAAGGCCGGTACATCGTACGTATTCCTCTTAAACAACCCCCAGACAATCCTGGGGACTCTCGGAGATCTGCGCTCTTCGCGTTATCGCGTCAAGAAAAACAATTCGAGGCAGATCCGGCAAGAAAAACCGCCTATTCAGACTTTCTTGCGGAGTACGAGAAGCTTGGACACATGACTCTCGTGCCTAATCCAGACCAAGCTTCGGGACGCGTTTTTTATCTACCGCATCATGCAGTGGTGCGTGACAACAGTACaactacgaaaattcaagtcgtTTTTAATGGATCTGCCCTTACGACACGCAAAATCTCAATCAACAGCTTACAGTACGCTGGGGCCAAGCTTCAGAATGATCTCGCAGATGTAATCACTCGATGGCGTCGATACGCGTATGTTTTCATAGCAGACATCGAGAAAATGTACCGTCAAATCGGAGTACATCCCGACGACTGGGATCTGCAGCGGATTCTATGGAGAAAAAATCCACAGGATCCTGTATCAACATATCAACTGTGCACGGTAACTTATGGACTTAAAAGCGCCCCGTATCTGGCCTTACGCGTACTCCGACAGCTCGCAGCTGACGAAAAATCCCGATTTTCCCTCGCAGTGAACATCATCGAACGAGAAATCTACGTCGACGACGTTCTATCAGGAGCCGACGACCTTGAAGGagcaacagaaaaaattcgCCAAATCAACGAGTGCCTCGCCAGTGGCTGCTTCAACTTACAAAAATGGACCTCAAATTGCGAGGAATTACTCGAAAAGATACCGCAAGAAGAGAGGGACATATCGCAGCTCGTTTCCATTGAAGATAACAGCCCAGTGCGAGCGCTCGGGCTCCTATGGCATGCAAATTCCGATTCCTTCAAATTCTCCTCGCCTCGTCAGCAACAACAGTCTCAACCCACTAAACGTAATGTTCTCTCACGAGTTGCTCAGATCTTTGACCCTCTCGGTTGGATCGCCCCAGTTGTCGttcgtggaaaaattttcattcaagagCTGTGGTCAGCTGGTCTAAATTGGGACGATCCACTTCCCAAAATTCTTGAAACTCGCTGGAGAATCTATGAAGAAGAACTCAAGGATATTGCTTTTATCTCGGTGCCACGTTATTTCGGTAGTCGAGCAAACCTTGCAGCGTCGCAGTCCGTCGAACTGCACGGTTTTTCAGACGCATCACAAAGTGCCTTGAGTGcagtaatttttcttcgcCTGCTTACGGAAAGCAACGACATTCGAGTATCACTTGTTGCGGCGAAAACAAGGGTAGCCCCGttaaaaaaagttacaattCCGTGGCTGGAACTATCTGCAGCCGTGCTGCTAGTTCGGCTCGTCTCGCACCTTCGAAAAGTACTCAAACTCGAAAACGCCACGATTCACCTCTGGACGGATTCCACCGTTGCGCTGGCTTACATCAGTGGAGATCCGTCTCGTTGGACGGAATATGTCCGCAACCGCGTTAATGAAATTCGAGAAATTGACCAATCTCAATGGCACCATGTCTCGGACAAGGAAAATCCAGCCGATTGCGCGTTAAGAGGCATTAGCCCGCGGCAGTTACAAGAAGACAGCCTCTGGTGGAATGGGCCCGTTTGGTTGTCGCAGCATATATCATCGTGGCCCTCATTGCATCCACCAGTCCATCCAGAGGTCGCCCTTGAGCTCCGCAAATTACACGCACACATTGTCAACACCGACGATCGCATCATCATATGGGACCTCGTACAACGCTATTCCAGCCTTACAAAGCTCTTACACGTTTCCGCTTGGTGTTTCCGAGCATCTCGAAAATTTCTACAGAGGCAGGCCGCCCCCAGCAGAGAGAATCCTCTCACGCCGGCCGAACTTGAGCATTCGCGCCTTTTTTGGGTCAAGGCGACCCAGTCAGCGTATTTTAACGCAGAGATACAACTTCTCTCAGAAGAAAAACAACTTCCGCGATCCAACCGTCTTCTGCGACTGGCCACGTTTGTCGACTCCAACGGTTTGCTGCGAGTTCGCGGCCATCTTCACAACTCTCCATGCAGTTATGACGAAAAGCACCAATTAATACTACCACAAGAAGCTTCCCTTACTACACTTGTCATAGAACAAGCTCATCGAAAAACTCTCCATGGGGGTACTCAAGTTACCCTCGTCACACTCCGACGCCAATACTGGGTAGTTGGaggccgcgtaccagtccgtaGCTTCATACGACGATGCATTACGTGTATACGGAATCGTGCAATGCTCGGGTATCAACTGATGGGGCAATTACCGCCCTCGCGATTCAGTCAAGTGCGCCCGTTCATCAACTCCGGAGTTGATTACGCCGGTCCGATCTTCTTACGGACATTTCGTGGTCGCGGTGCCAGAACGTACAAAGGATACATAGTCGTCCTTGTTTACTTCTCGACTTCCGCAATTCACTTAGAAATGGCTACAGATTACTCCTCCGAGGGATTCATAGCAGCATACAAGAGGTTCACGAGCCGCCGAGGGATTTGCGAAACCCTCACGA ACGCTCCATCAGACCTTGATACGCTCACTCCGGGACATTTTCTGATCGGTTCCGCTCTTAATGCCATCCCGGAACCATCTCTCGGCCATCTTCCAACCTCTCGGTTATCCCGATGGCAGTTGTTGAGACAAATGCTGGAGCATTTTTGGTCCCGTTGGAGTTCGGAATATTTACAACTGATGCAACTGCGTGCAAAATGGCATTACCGCACAAAcgcattgaaaattaattctctCGTTCTCATCAAGGACGAGCGATATCCACCAACCAAATGGGCTCTTGGCCGAGTCGTCGAACTGCACCCCGGAAAAGATGGTCTTGTTCGCGTTGTGAGTGTCCGTACTCAGCATTCGACGTATAAGCGACCAATCGTCAAGCTATGCCTTCTACGGAGTCTTGATACTGACGAATCGAAGGACACTCCTGCGGACTGA
- the LOC124184895 gene encoding uncharacterized protein LOC124184895 — protein MLDLLGILKTLSAPIVPTAVAPQLTTGGASKRLPRIELPTFSGNYSDWKSFHDLFTSIVRENSQLSEVEKLHYLKTSLTDEPSQLIKNIALTAENFPRAWETLVSRYENKRLLTDSHLATLFAIPRVTKKSSSELKSLHSNTCEALGALELLDGPEKLGDHIIVHMTIRKLDPASLEEWEKSVSEKLEPPTFAELKAFLIGRIHTLEAVDQAHAHNQIATSKPHSSQGRSNLQTTRSHTAQSKEQSCACCQAANSGTSQGQAAVAQPAVQNAPISNSASQVNNHSAQPTMIKRSPVLLATVQLIASNPETGERIIARALLDQGSETTIPVIGVGAHESAVTRGIATLQLQSRAHTSFSCQVEALVLPRLTSYLPSLRLLVEDWPHLRGLNLADPSFAHPSQIDVILGADIYSNIIGQGVRRGALGTPIAQETQFGWVLSGCVSAKAASPSYSAVQGFQCSLGHELLDFVQQFWKQEEVSKPLALTSEEERCEQHFRETVSRNASGRYVVRLPLKDNSVELGNSRNPAHQMLLRLERRFGSDANFKEAYSSFLREYRVLGHMRRAMNTPEDNSRVFYLPYHGVVRDSSSTSKLRVVFNGSQRTNLGLSLNDNLLVGPKVQTDLADVLLR, from the exons ATGCTCGATCTACTCGGAATTCTCAAGACTCTATCGGCACCGATCGTGCCAACAGCCGTAGCCCCGCAACTCACAACTGGAGGAGCCTCAAAACGGCTACCACGCATCGAATTGCCTACGTTCTCGGGCAATTACTCAGACTGGAAGTCTTTCCACGACCTCTTTACATCAATCGTTCGCGAAAATTCGCAACTCTCGGAAGTGGAAAAACTACACTACCTAAAAACAAGTCTTACCGATGAACCGTCACAACTCATTAAAAACATCGCTCTTACCGCTGAAAACTTCCCTCGAGCCTGGGAAACTCTCGTCTCACGGTACGAAAACAAGAGACTTTTGACGGATTCTCATCTCGCGACACTTTTCGCGATTCCTCGTGTCACGAAAAAGTCGTCATCAGAACTGAAGAGCTTGCACAGCAACACTTGCGAAGCTCTTGGCGCACTCGAACTTCTCGATGGTCCCGAGAAATTAGGGGATCACATCATCGTGCACATGACGATTCGCAAGCTCGACCCAGCATCTCTCGAAGAGTGGGAGAAAAGTGTTAGCGAGAAACTCGAGCCCCCCACGTTTGCGGAGCTCAAGGCGTTTCTCATCGGTCGCATCCACACCCTCGAAGCCGTGGACCAGGCTCATGCTCATAATCAAATCGCGACGTCGAAACCGCACTCATCCCAAGGAAGGTCAAATCTTCAGACGACAAGGTCACATACAGCGCAATCAAAGGAACAGTCGTGTGCTTGTTGCCAAG CTGCCAACAGCGGCACATCTCAAGGACAGGCCGCAGTGGCGCAACCTGCAGTGCAGAATGCACCGATCTCGAACAGCGCCTCTCAGGTGAACAACCACTCAGCTCAGCCTACAATGATCAAGCGCTCTCCAGTTCTTCTCGCCACAGTGCAATTGATCGCTTCGAATCCGGAGACTGGAGAAAGAATCATCGCTCGCGCTCTACTCGATCAAGGATCCGAAA CAACGATACCGGTCATTGGCGTCGGAGCTCATGAATCGGCAGTGACTCGCGGCATCGCGACATTGCAACTCCAATCTCGTGCTCACACCTCGTTCTCATGTCAGGTGGAGGCACTCGTGCTTCCACGACTCACATCGTATCTACCCTCATTACGACTTCTCGTCGAAGACTGGCCTCATCTACGAGGACTCAACCTGGCGGATCCAAGCTTTGCACATCCCAGTCAAATCGACGTAATTCTCGGAGCTGACATCTACAGCAACATCATTGGTCAAGGAGTTCGAAGAGGAGCACTAGGAACACCAATCGCGCAAGAAACTCAGTTCGGTTGGGTCCTGTCCGGCTGCGTTTCAGCGAAAGCAGCAAGCCCCTCGTATAGCGCAGTCCAAGGCTTCCAATGCTCCCTCGGTCACGAACTGCTCGATTTCGTGCAGCAGTTTTGGAAGCAGGAAGAAGTGTCGAAACCTTTGGCACTAACTTCCGAAGAAGAGCGTTGTGAGCAACACTTTCGCGAAACGGTTTCTCGAAATGCGTCCGGTCGTTACGTAGTTCGGCTGCCGCTCAAAGACAATTCGGTAGAGCTCGGCAACTCGCGGAATCCCGCGCATCAAATGCTCCTTCGTTTGGAGAGACGGTTCGGTAGCGACGCAAATTTCAAGGAGGCTTACTCGAGCTTCCTTCGTGAATATCGTGTACTCGGGCACATGCGTCGCGCTATGAATACACCTGAAGACAATTCCCGCGTGTTTTATCTTCCCTATCACGGTGTAGTTCGCGACAGCAGTTCAACATCAAAGTTGCGTGTCGTGTTCAACGGGTCTCAAAGAACCAACCTCGGACTTTCTCTCAATGACAATCTTCTCGTCGGTCCAAAAGTGCAAACCGACCTCGCGGACGTTCTCTTACGCTAG